The Malus domestica chromosome 13, GDT2T_hap1 genome includes a window with the following:
- the LOC103452999 gene encoding uncharacterized protein, whose translation MDCNKEEAIRAKVIAEKKMQSKDFVGARKIAIKAQQLYPDLENASQMLMVCDVHCSAEKLFGTEMDWYGILQIDQTADEITIKKQYRKFALQLHPDKNKFSGAEAAFKLIGEAQRVLLDRDKRSMHDLKRKTSVSKTGVPHRPPHRASWNSNPGVQNNSRGNFTGVNLQSQQQQQPFPPGYSDARSTFWTACPFCSVKYQYYREVLLRSLRCQGCGKPFIAYDTNVPGGAPPPPPPPPPTNLSQQAFPPKKVNVNMSEVRLQRNVGAENSKAKPFQKTDQRSSSSSGVRSEKVKRKRDRKRVVESSESSDSESNSDSEEDMVIDDASGSDSEEDMVIDDAVLQAGLKSGIYGNQQPRRSSRHKQHISYKENLSDGEDTPLSKREKRTVSSCATEEENEDASKVEESIMNNKSDRAADTKGDEKVKQKEECLTNRVGEKKSGAKERVKVFDSKKISEALENSASHKSSNEKQEPDPLYSFPESDFNDFERYRKEELFEAGQVWAIYDTRNGMPRFYARIKKVHSPEFKLQITWLEPDPDDDNEMKWAKSDLPFSCGKFRQGDSEITKDLPMFSHLMTWGKIRSSYMIYPRKGEIWAIFKNWDINLYTDADSNQKLNFEYEFVDILSDYSEDVGISVALLDKVKGFVSVFCRRVKDGKGTFQVPPGELLRFSHRVPSYTLTGDEGVGIPSGSVELDPASLPFNIEEVPISRDRKTEASTHSNGFSKSPDTRNEDSNVPKGSSPEGIAIPEAEFYNFDADKSLEKFEIGQIWALYSDEDGLPKYYGQIKNLDCHRSKLHIAWLASNLLPDRVIRWHDEGMPVCCGRFRVRRSTLQDYDSTLSFSHRVNAISIGKNDFEIYPQRGEVWALYKNWTADLSCSDLDTCEYDIVAVWKENDIQREVLILERVDGFNSVFKTQLKGGSAETMTIRGVELLRFSHMIPSFKLTDQKGGSLRGCWELDPAALPLRFFSQT comes from the coding sequence ATGGATTGCAATAAGGAAGAGGCCATTAGGGCCAAGGTGATTGCTGAGAAGAAGATGCAGAGCAAGGATTTCGTGGGGGCTCGTAAGATTGCTATAAAGGCGCAACAACTCTATCCTGATCTGGAGAATGCATCTCAGATGCTTATGGTTTGTGATGTGCATTGCTCTGCTGAAAAATTGTTTGGGACTGAGATGGACTGGTATGGTATCCTTCAGATTGATCAAACAGCGGATGAGATAACAATTAAGAAGCAGTACAGGAAGTTTGCTCTCCAACTTCATCCTGATAAAAACAAGTTTTCTGGTGCAGAAGCTGCTTTTAAGCTGATTGGTGAAGCTCAAAGAGTGCTTTTGGACCGTGACAAACGGAGCATGCATGACCTGAAACGCAAGACTTCTGTGAGTAAAACAGGTGTGCCACATCGACCCCCACATAGGGCGAGTTGGAACTCAAATCCTGGAGTTCAAAACAACTCCAGAGGCAACTTTACAGGCGTTAATCTCCAGAGCCAGCAGCAACAACAGCCTTTTCCACCGGGGTATTCAGATGCCCGATCGACTTTTTGGACTGCCTGCCCATTTTGTTCAGTTAAGTACCAGTATTATAGAGAAGTTCTTCTTAGATCTCTTCGTTGTCAAGGCTGCGGTAAGCCCTTCATTGCATATGACACAAATGTGCCAGGTGgcgcaccaccaccaccaccaccaccaccaccaactaACTTAAGTCAGCAGGCATTCCCCCCCAAAAAAGTCAATGTCAACATGTCTGAAGTGAGACTTCAGAGGAATGTTGGAGCTGAAAACTCCAAAGCTAAACCTTTCCAAAAGACAGACCAAAGGTCAAGTAGCTCTTCAGGTGTTCGTTCAGAAAAGGTAAAGCGTAAGAGAGACAGGAAACGTGTAGTAGAATCCAGTGAAAGCAGTGACTCTGAAAGCAACAGTGATTCTGAAGAAGATATGGTCATTGATGATGCAAGCGGCAGTGATTCTGAAGAAGATATGGTCATTGATGATGCTGTTCTTCAGGCTGGACTGAAATCTGGAATTTATGGAAACCAGCAACCACGGAGATCTTCACGGCATAAGCAGCATATTTCTTATAAGGAAAATCTAAGCGATGGTGAAGACACTCCTCTATCAAAAAGGGAGAAGAGGACTGTCTCATCCTGTGCCACTGAAGAGGAAAATGAAGACGCATCTAAAGTGGAGGAATCTATAATGAATAATAAATCTGATCGTGCCGCTGACACTAAAGGAGATGAAAAGGTGAAACAGAAAGAAGAGTGTTTGACAAATAGAGTTGGGGAAAAAAAGTCTGGGGCTAAAGAAAGGGTGAAAGTATTTGACTCTAAGAAAATTTCTGAGGCACTTGAGAATTCTGCATCACATAAAAGCTCCAATGAAAAACAAGAACCAGACCCCTTGTATTCTTTTCCTGAGAGTGATTTCAACGACTTTGAGAGGTACCGGAAAGAAGAACTCTTTGAAGCTGGGCAGGTGTGGGCTATTTATGATACTCGAAATGGGATGCCAAGATTCTATGCTAGAATCAAGAAAGTTCACTCACCTGAGTTCAAGTTGCAGATAACCTGGCTAGAGCCTGACCCCGATGATGATAATGAAATGAAATGGGCCAAATCTGACTTGCCGTTTTCTTGTGGTAAATTCAGACAAGGTGACTCTGAAATCACGAAAGATCTTCCCATGTTCTCTCATTTGATGACTTGGGGGAAGATTAGAAGTTCTTACATGATATATCCAAGAAAGGGAGAGATTTGGGCCATTTTCAAGAACTGGGACATAAACTTGTACACTGATGCAGACTCTAATCAGAAGCTGAACTTTGAATACGaatttgttgatattttatcaGACTATTCTGAGGATGTTGGAATATCTGTTGCACTCTTGGACAAGGTGAAAGGTTTTGTGAGTGTTTTCTGTCGAAGGGTTAAGGATGGGAAAGGCACATTTCAAGTTCCACCAGGAGAATTATTGAGGTTTTCCCACAGAGTTCCATCTTATACATTGACTGGTGACGAAGGAGTAGGAATTCCATCAGGATCTGTTGAGCTTGATCCCGCCTCTTTGCCTTTTAATATTGAAGAAGTTCCTATTTCTAGAGATCGGAAAACGGAGGCTAGTACTCATAGTAATGGTTTTTCTAAATCTCCGGATACAAGGAATGAAGACAGTAATGTTCCCAAAGGGTCATCGCCAGAAGGCATCGCTATTCCAGAAGCTGAGTTCTACAACTTTGATGCTGATAAATCTCTGGAAAAGTTTGAGATTGGTCAGATCTGGGCATTGTATAGTGATGAGGATGGCTTGCCAAAATACTATGGCCAGATAAAAAACCTTGATTGTCACCGATCCAAATTGCATATTGCATGGCTTGCTTCCAACTTACTACCAGACAGGGTGATTCGATGGCATGATGAGGGGATGCCTGTTTGCTGCGGGAGATTTAGGGTTAGAAGGAGTACGCTCCAGGACTATGATTCTACTCTGTCCTTTTCACACCGGGTAAATGCAATTTCTATTGGTAAGAATGATTTTGAAATATATCCTCAAAGAGGTGAGGTTTGGGCGTTGTATAAGAACTGGACAGCTGATCTCTCGTGTTCTGACTTGGATACCTGCGAGTATGACATAGTGGCAGTGTGGAAAGAAAATGATATTCAAAGAGAGGTCTTGATTTTAGAGCGTGTGGATGGTTTCAACTCAGTTTTCAAGACTCAGTTGAAAGGAGGATCAGCTGAAACCATGACCATCCGTGGGGTTGAGCTACTAAGGTTTTCTCACATGATTCCCTCTTTCAAGCTAACAGACCAAAAAGGCGGCAGCCTCAGAGGGTGCTGGGAACTTGATCCTGCTGCATTGCCGCTTCGGTTCTTTAGTCAGACTTGA
- the LOC103452998 gene encoding uncharacterized protein isoform X2, with protein MGSLWNGEDEIMPMETNSLADCADTEPIDTQISSPPSSDEKGKSRDADELVRDTVPCNDTVPVEDAFETQMVDFGGETQLIDFGGETQLMDFGWETQVMDFDGETQVMDFGGDTQVMDFGSDTQAMGFGGETQVMDDINCYANMEETQLLEFDDVVVSATDSEESDTTEVLDDSKDLSDDESVRRGSGQLVNEENISRTPCENSVNGLMEQANYSVDNQHNAGLHVSAATPVVEGSPELRPASLQASGLAACSMVLKGTNNKSCSVRSNNQSLDQLSGKDNAVSLLGGSAINGDEVRQEHGSRNEKKCRTGSSTARNLFPEDSDAENTEISHHSGSGEEGEDLLQFPCNLVGLSYVDSQEPGELSQANALNFVDKFLQNNLDESNKEVGHGKRARDTSKFISSAKGPQILAKKANDKSIDKGIFDWDNNREDEEGGEFFRRRKADFFDGGSHGWRSLPQPQKSKGKRQEEKKDLKTQLQGKNKRIGVVHSDSKLLLHKSKVDKKTAHEDEMKHIKNLVSEFDEQFNNDSPREQLDTNVNKNAPEMMNVGFDTQMAAEAIEALCCGVGISNCDASDENQGAGRKQKSPPEGSMGEKSKNRICSTKPSSRKRGRFTDTGVASRETRQAKKTRVGARLCKHYSISPLEFSKNARKQCETEVVITKSKKGKSIAKNHLKIDRNKNMEKIPSVAIDLRTEKKNLQQDVGTFTPIARRTRRSMVVNQLKEADKASSDCGEESSAQTQYIATREKIFSFTGGKVSNALNAKLSKLGPSRSGEVGTNKRSQHDGSDLKFEAICDGIKLDTLSFSKGKRSRRKLSDQVCGPDNLNDPSAPFAQPDKVGQRFSRHTRSQGAAQRICVDVKSTRRTRSCTRGDQNLARKYAHQSLKGDPGKVPLHCNSSHKNGRMISEILTGEEAVGIPDRRSGANPSSTTKMRDESPLGKCKPSDSGCATPVNSKVPANDASPVCMGSEYFKQTCKKTPSRPGLSKEIRDLSANGNTPTSAKRDRTDVRVLYSHHLDDNVIKHQKKILARLGVSVASSMTDATHFIADQFMRTRNMLEAIAAGKPVVTHLWLDSCGQASCFIDEKNYILRDTKKEKEFGFSMPASLARACQHPLLEGRKVFITPNTKPGKDIISSLVKAVRGQAIERIGRSVLEADKIPDDLLVVSCEEDYEICVPLLEKGATVYSSELLLNGIVTQKLKFERHRLFTDQVKKTRSTIWLRKDGNKFLPVTKDR; from the exons ATGGGTTCTCTCTGGAACGGCGAAGATGAAATCATGCCGATGGAGACAAACTCACTCGCCGATTGCGCAGACACCGAGCCCATTGACACTCAGATTTCAAGCCCTCCATCGTCcg ATGAAAAGGGCAAATCGAGGGATGCGGATGAGTTAGTGCGAGACACCGTGCCTTGTAATGACACTGTTCCAGTTGAAGATGCATTTGAAACCCAAATGGTAGATTTTGGTGGTGAAACCCAATTAATAGATTTCGGTGGTGAAACCCAATTAATGGATTTTGGTTGGGAAACCCAAGTAATGGATTTTGATGGCGAAACCCAAGTAATGGATTTTGGTGGGGACACACAAGTGATGGATTTCGGCAGTGATACACAAGCAATGGGTTTTGGTGGTGAAACACAAGTAATGGATGATATCAACTGCTATGCGAACATGGAGGAGACCCAGTTATTAGAGTTTGATGATGTAGTTGTCAGTGCCACTGACAGTGAGGAGTCGGATACAACTGAAGTTTTGGATGATAGTAAGGATCTAAGTGATGATGAATCAGTACGGAGAGGTTCTGGTCAATTAGTGAATGAGGAGAATATCAGCCGCACTCCTTGTGAAAATAGTGTAAATGGGTTAATGGAGCAAGCCAATTATTCGGTCGACAATCAACACAATGCAG GGCTCCATGTTTCTGCTGCAACACCTGTGGTTGAAGGCTCCCCGGAACTGAGACCAG CATCCTTACAGGCCTCTGGTCTAGCAGCTTGCAGTATGGTTTTGAAGGGCACCAACAATAAGTCTTGTTCTGTTAGAAGTAATAATCAGTCTTTGGATCAACTTTCCGGTAAAGATAATGCAGTATCTCTTCTAGGGGGTTCAGCCATAAATGGAGACGAAGTCAGGCAGGAACATGGTTCAAGGAATGAGAAAAAATGCAGGACTGGAAGTTCAACAGCGAGAAATCTTTTTCCTGAGGATTCAGATGCTGAAAACACAGAAATTTCTCATCACAGCGGTAGTGGTGAAGAAGGGGAAGATTTGCTTCAGTTTCCTTGTAATTTGGTAGGGTTAAGCTATGTTGACTCTCAAGAACCAGGTGAATTGTCACAAGCTAATGCACTTAATTTTGTGGATAAGTTCCTCCAAAATAATCTTGATGAGTCTAATAAAGAAGTTGGCCATGGAAAGAGAGCTAGGGACACTTCAAAATTTATCTCAAGTGCAAAAGGGCCACAAATATTGGCTAAGAAAGCCAATGACAAAAGCATAGATAAAGGGATTTTTGATTGGGATAATAACCGAGAGGATGAAGAAGGAGGTGAATTTTTCCGCCGAAGAAAAGCAGACTTCTTTGATGGTGGAAGCCATGGGTGGAGATCTCTTCCCCAACCCCAGAAGTCTAAAGGGAAAAGACAGGAGGAGAAGAAGGACCTCAAAACACAATTACAAGGAAAGAACAAGAGAATAGGTGTAGTTCATTCTGATTCAAAACTATTGTTGCATAAATCAAAAGTCGACAAGAAGACAGCACATGAAGATGAAATGAAGCATATAAAGAATCTTGTCAGTGAGTTCGACGAACAGTTCAACAATGACTCCCCAAGAGAGCAGTTGGATACTAATGTTAATAAGAATGCGCCTGAAATGATGAATGTAGGCTTTGATACTCAAATGGCAGCTGAAGCTATAGAAGCCTTGTGTTGTGGTGTAGGGATTTCCAATTGTGATGCTAGTGATGAAAATCAAGGTGCTGgaagaaagcaaaagagtccTCCTGAAGGTTCGATGGGAGAAAAATCAAAGAACAGAATTTGTTCAACGAAACCTTCTTCTCGAAAAAGAGGGCGTTTTACTGATACAGGGGTTGCTTCTCGAGAAACTCGACAAGCCAAGAAAACAAGGGTTGGTGCCAGATTATGCAAACATTATTCAATTTCACCTCTGGAATTTTCTAAGAATGCTAGGAAACAGTGTGAAACAGAGGTGGTGATAACAAAATCAAAGAAGGGGAAGTCCATTGCTAAAAATCATCTTAAAATTGACAGGAACAAAAACATGGAGAAAATACCTTCTGTTGCTATTGACCTAAGAACAGAAAAAAAGAATTTACAACAGGATGTTGGTACTTTTACACCCATTGCACGTCGAACAAGACGGTCTATGGTGGTAAATCAGTTAAAGGAAGCTGACAAAGCATCCAGTGATTGTGGAGAAGAGTCAAGCGCTCAAACACAGTATATTGCAACTAGAGAGAAAATATTTAGTTTCACAGGTGGTAAGGTGTCTAATGCGTTGAATGCAAAGCTTTCAAAATTGGGTCCCAGTCGATCCGGAGAAGTTGGAACTAATAAACGAAGCCAACATGATGGTTCAGATCTCAAATTTGAAGCTATTTGCGATGGCATCAAATTGGATACTTTAAGCTTCTCCAAAGGAAAAAGATCTAGGAGAAAGTTATCTGATCAGGTTTGTGGGCCTGATAACTTAAATGATCCATCTGCCCCATTTGCTCAGCCAGACAAAGTTGGACAGCGTTTCAGCAGGCACACAAGATCGCAGGGTGCTGCTCAAAGAATTTGTGTTGATGTAAAATCAACAAGAAGAACCCGATCATGTACACGTGGAGACCAGAATTTGGCTAGAAAGTATGCACATCAAAGTTTAAAAGGTGATCCTGGGAAAGTTCCTCTTCATTGTAATTCTTCTCACAAGAATGGGAGAATGATATCGGAGATTCTAACTGGTGAAGAGGCAGTTGGAATTCCTGACAGGAGGAGTGGTGCAAATCCATCTTCTACTACTAAAATGAGGGATGAATCCCCACTAGGGAAATGCAAGCCATCGGATTCAGGTTGTGCTACTCCAGTTAACAGTAAGGTGCCTGCCAATGATGCATCTCCAGTTTGTATGGGTAGTGAATATTTCAAACAGACATGCAAGAAGACCCCTTCAAGGCCAGGACTTTCAAAAGAAATCCGTGACTTAAGTGCAAACGGGAATACACCAACTTCAGCAAAGAGAGATAGGACTGATGTTCGAGTATTGTATAGCCACCACTTGGATGACAATGTAATTAAGCATCAGAAAAAG attttggcCAGACTAGGAGTTTCTGTAGCATCCTCTATGACAGATGCCACGCACTTCATAGCAGATCAATTCATGCGTACAAGGAATATGTTAGAAGCTATTGCTGCTGGAAAACCAGTGGTAACGCATTTATGGCTCGATAGCTGTGGACAAGCTAGTTGTTTCATCGATGAGAAAAACTATATACTAAGGGATACTAAGAAGGAGAAGGAGTTCGGCTTTAGCATGCCAGCTTCGTTGGCACGTGCGTGCCAGCATCCACTTCTGGAG GGTCGTAAAGTCTTCATCACCCCAAATACGAAGCCTGGTAAAGATATAATTTCAAGTCTGGTCAAAGCAGTCCGTGGCCAG GCTATAGAAAGAATTGGTAGATCTGTTTTGGAGGCTGATAAAATTCCTGATGATCTGttggttgtatcttgtgaagaagATTATGAAATCTGTGTGCCTTTACTCGAAAAAG GAGCTACAGTTTACAGCTCAGAGTTGCTATTGAATGGGATTGTTACTCAGAAGCTGAAGTTTGAAAG GCATCGCCTCTTTACAGATCAAGTTAAGAAAACCCGTTCCACCATATGGCTGAGGAAAGATGGCAACAAGTTCCTCCCTGTGACGAAAGATAGATAA
- the LOC103452998 gene encoding uncharacterized protein isoform X1 encodes MGSLWNGEDEIMPMETNSLADCADTEPIDTQISSPPSSDEKGKSRDADELVRDTVPCNDTVPVEDAFETQMVDFGGETQLIDFGGETQLMDFGWETQVMDFDGETQVMDFGGDTQVMDFGSDTQAMGFGGETQVMDDINCYANMEETQLLEFDDVVVSATDSEESDTTEVLDDSKDLSDDESVRRGSGQLVNEENISRTPCENSVNGLMEQANYSVDNQHNAGLHVSAATPVVEGSPELRPGSVHKHFTSVRAASLQASGLAACSMVLKGTNNKSCSVRSNNQSLDQLSGKDNAVSLLGGSAINGDEVRQEHGSRNEKKCRTGSSTARNLFPEDSDAENTEISHHSGSGEEGEDLLQFPCNLVGLSYVDSQEPGELSQANALNFVDKFLQNNLDESNKEVGHGKRARDTSKFISSAKGPQILAKKANDKSIDKGIFDWDNNREDEEGGEFFRRRKADFFDGGSHGWRSLPQPQKSKGKRQEEKKDLKTQLQGKNKRIGVVHSDSKLLLHKSKVDKKTAHEDEMKHIKNLVSEFDEQFNNDSPREQLDTNVNKNAPEMMNVGFDTQMAAEAIEALCCGVGISNCDASDENQGAGRKQKSPPEGSMGEKSKNRICSTKPSSRKRGRFTDTGVASRETRQAKKTRVGARLCKHYSISPLEFSKNARKQCETEVVITKSKKGKSIAKNHLKIDRNKNMEKIPSVAIDLRTEKKNLQQDVGTFTPIARRTRRSMVVNQLKEADKASSDCGEESSAQTQYIATREKIFSFTGGKVSNALNAKLSKLGPSRSGEVGTNKRSQHDGSDLKFEAICDGIKLDTLSFSKGKRSRRKLSDQVCGPDNLNDPSAPFAQPDKVGQRFSRHTRSQGAAQRICVDVKSTRRTRSCTRGDQNLARKYAHQSLKGDPGKVPLHCNSSHKNGRMISEILTGEEAVGIPDRRSGANPSSTTKMRDESPLGKCKPSDSGCATPVNSKVPANDASPVCMGSEYFKQTCKKTPSRPGLSKEIRDLSANGNTPTSAKRDRTDVRVLYSHHLDDNVIKHQKKILARLGVSVASSMTDATHFIADQFMRTRNMLEAIAAGKPVVTHLWLDSCGQASCFIDEKNYILRDTKKEKEFGFSMPASLARACQHPLLEGRKVFITPNTKPGKDIISSLVKAVRGQAIERIGRSVLEADKIPDDLLVVSCEEDYEICVPLLEKGATVYSSELLLNGIVTQKLKFERHRLFTDQVKKTRSTIWLRKDGNKFLPVTKDR; translated from the exons ATGGGTTCTCTCTGGAACGGCGAAGATGAAATCATGCCGATGGAGACAAACTCACTCGCCGATTGCGCAGACACCGAGCCCATTGACACTCAGATTTCAAGCCCTCCATCGTCcg ATGAAAAGGGCAAATCGAGGGATGCGGATGAGTTAGTGCGAGACACCGTGCCTTGTAATGACACTGTTCCAGTTGAAGATGCATTTGAAACCCAAATGGTAGATTTTGGTGGTGAAACCCAATTAATAGATTTCGGTGGTGAAACCCAATTAATGGATTTTGGTTGGGAAACCCAAGTAATGGATTTTGATGGCGAAACCCAAGTAATGGATTTTGGTGGGGACACACAAGTGATGGATTTCGGCAGTGATACACAAGCAATGGGTTTTGGTGGTGAAACACAAGTAATGGATGATATCAACTGCTATGCGAACATGGAGGAGACCCAGTTATTAGAGTTTGATGATGTAGTTGTCAGTGCCACTGACAGTGAGGAGTCGGATACAACTGAAGTTTTGGATGATAGTAAGGATCTAAGTGATGATGAATCAGTACGGAGAGGTTCTGGTCAATTAGTGAATGAGGAGAATATCAGCCGCACTCCTTGTGAAAATAGTGTAAATGGGTTAATGGAGCAAGCCAATTATTCGGTCGACAATCAACACAATGCAG GGCTCCATGTTTCTGCTGCAACACCTGTGGTTGAAGGCTCCCCGGAACTGAGACCAG GTTCTGTGCATAAGCATTTTACCTCGGTTCGTGCAGCATCCTTACAGGCCTCTGGTCTAGCAGCTTGCAGTATGGTTTTGAAGGGCACCAACAATAAGTCTTGTTCTGTTAGAAGTAATAATCAGTCTTTGGATCAACTTTCCGGTAAAGATAATGCAGTATCTCTTCTAGGGGGTTCAGCCATAAATGGAGACGAAGTCAGGCAGGAACATGGTTCAAGGAATGAGAAAAAATGCAGGACTGGAAGTTCAACAGCGAGAAATCTTTTTCCTGAGGATTCAGATGCTGAAAACACAGAAATTTCTCATCACAGCGGTAGTGGTGAAGAAGGGGAAGATTTGCTTCAGTTTCCTTGTAATTTGGTAGGGTTAAGCTATGTTGACTCTCAAGAACCAGGTGAATTGTCACAAGCTAATGCACTTAATTTTGTGGATAAGTTCCTCCAAAATAATCTTGATGAGTCTAATAAAGAAGTTGGCCATGGAAAGAGAGCTAGGGACACTTCAAAATTTATCTCAAGTGCAAAAGGGCCACAAATATTGGCTAAGAAAGCCAATGACAAAAGCATAGATAAAGGGATTTTTGATTGGGATAATAACCGAGAGGATGAAGAAGGAGGTGAATTTTTCCGCCGAAGAAAAGCAGACTTCTTTGATGGTGGAAGCCATGGGTGGAGATCTCTTCCCCAACCCCAGAAGTCTAAAGGGAAAAGACAGGAGGAGAAGAAGGACCTCAAAACACAATTACAAGGAAAGAACAAGAGAATAGGTGTAGTTCATTCTGATTCAAAACTATTGTTGCATAAATCAAAAGTCGACAAGAAGACAGCACATGAAGATGAAATGAAGCATATAAAGAATCTTGTCAGTGAGTTCGACGAACAGTTCAACAATGACTCCCCAAGAGAGCAGTTGGATACTAATGTTAATAAGAATGCGCCTGAAATGATGAATGTAGGCTTTGATACTCAAATGGCAGCTGAAGCTATAGAAGCCTTGTGTTGTGGTGTAGGGATTTCCAATTGTGATGCTAGTGATGAAAATCAAGGTGCTGgaagaaagcaaaagagtccTCCTGAAGGTTCGATGGGAGAAAAATCAAAGAACAGAATTTGTTCAACGAAACCTTCTTCTCGAAAAAGAGGGCGTTTTACTGATACAGGGGTTGCTTCTCGAGAAACTCGACAAGCCAAGAAAACAAGGGTTGGTGCCAGATTATGCAAACATTATTCAATTTCACCTCTGGAATTTTCTAAGAATGCTAGGAAACAGTGTGAAACAGAGGTGGTGATAACAAAATCAAAGAAGGGGAAGTCCATTGCTAAAAATCATCTTAAAATTGACAGGAACAAAAACATGGAGAAAATACCTTCTGTTGCTATTGACCTAAGAACAGAAAAAAAGAATTTACAACAGGATGTTGGTACTTTTACACCCATTGCACGTCGAACAAGACGGTCTATGGTGGTAAATCAGTTAAAGGAAGCTGACAAAGCATCCAGTGATTGTGGAGAAGAGTCAAGCGCTCAAACACAGTATATTGCAACTAGAGAGAAAATATTTAGTTTCACAGGTGGTAAGGTGTCTAATGCGTTGAATGCAAAGCTTTCAAAATTGGGTCCCAGTCGATCCGGAGAAGTTGGAACTAATAAACGAAGCCAACATGATGGTTCAGATCTCAAATTTGAAGCTATTTGCGATGGCATCAAATTGGATACTTTAAGCTTCTCCAAAGGAAAAAGATCTAGGAGAAAGTTATCTGATCAGGTTTGTGGGCCTGATAACTTAAATGATCCATCTGCCCCATTTGCTCAGCCAGACAAAGTTGGACAGCGTTTCAGCAGGCACACAAGATCGCAGGGTGCTGCTCAAAGAATTTGTGTTGATGTAAAATCAACAAGAAGAACCCGATCATGTACACGTGGAGACCAGAATTTGGCTAGAAAGTATGCACATCAAAGTTTAAAAGGTGATCCTGGGAAAGTTCCTCTTCATTGTAATTCTTCTCACAAGAATGGGAGAATGATATCGGAGATTCTAACTGGTGAAGAGGCAGTTGGAATTCCTGACAGGAGGAGTGGTGCAAATCCATCTTCTACTACTAAAATGAGGGATGAATCCCCACTAGGGAAATGCAAGCCATCGGATTCAGGTTGTGCTACTCCAGTTAACAGTAAGGTGCCTGCCAATGATGCATCTCCAGTTTGTATGGGTAGTGAATATTTCAAACAGACATGCAAGAAGACCCCTTCAAGGCCAGGACTTTCAAAAGAAATCCGTGACTTAAGTGCAAACGGGAATACACCAACTTCAGCAAAGAGAGATAGGACTGATGTTCGAGTATTGTATAGCCACCACTTGGATGACAATGTAATTAAGCATCAGAAAAAG attttggcCAGACTAGGAGTTTCTGTAGCATCCTCTATGACAGATGCCACGCACTTCATAGCAGATCAATTCATGCGTACAAGGAATATGTTAGAAGCTATTGCTGCTGGAAAACCAGTGGTAACGCATTTATGGCTCGATAGCTGTGGACAAGCTAGTTGTTTCATCGATGAGAAAAACTATATACTAAGGGATACTAAGAAGGAGAAGGAGTTCGGCTTTAGCATGCCAGCTTCGTTGGCACGTGCGTGCCAGCATCCACTTCTGGAG GGTCGTAAAGTCTTCATCACCCCAAATACGAAGCCTGGTAAAGATATAATTTCAAGTCTGGTCAAAGCAGTCCGTGGCCAG GCTATAGAAAGAATTGGTAGATCTGTTTTGGAGGCTGATAAAATTCCTGATGATCTGttggttgtatcttgtgaagaagATTATGAAATCTGTGTGCCTTTACTCGAAAAAG GAGCTACAGTTTACAGCTCAGAGTTGCTATTGAATGGGATTGTTACTCAGAAGCTGAAGTTTGAAAG GCATCGCCTCTTTACAGATCAAGTTAAGAAAACCCGTTCCACCATATGGCTGAGGAAAGATGGCAACAAGTTCCTCCCTGTGACGAAAGATAGATAA